Part of the Nocardia farcinica genome, CTCGCGACGCTGCCCGCCCGGCTCCCCCGCCTCACCCCCGCCACGGTCACCCATCCCGCCACCCTGCACGCCCAGCTCGAGGCCGTGCGCCGCGACGGTCTCGCCACCCAGACCGACGAGCTGGAGACGGGACTGAGCTGCGCGGCGTTGCCGATCGCCGACGAGACCGAGGTGGTGCGCGGCGCGCTGTGCCTGGCGGGGCCGTCCGCGCGCGCCGAGGCGATCCTGGCCCACCTGGACGCGGCGGCGCGGTGCGCGAAAATCCTCGGCCCGCTGCTGTATTGAGTCGTGCGGTTACGCCGCGACCGGGGTGTGCTGCGGGCACTCCAGGTGATCGTCCCCGCGCTCGCCCGGCAACTCCACGCACGCGCACGCCGCCGCCTCACCCCGGTAACTGCGGCTGAGCCGGCGATAATGCTCGCTACCCAGCGCGTATCCGGTGAACAGTAGGCCGAGCAGGCCCAGCAGGACGAACACCAGCGCCATCCCTCGCGCCTCGCCGGTGCCGAACCACCCGCCGATCGTGCGCGCGCCCGCGCCGTCGGTCATCAGCGGGATGACGACGAACTGGGTCAGCGGACTGATCAGGAACGCGGTCAGCGGTGCGGCCGCCTGCTCGACGCTCTGCGCGAAACCGAACACCCGGCCCTGCCGCTCGTAGGGCACCACCTTCTGCAGCACGGTCTGCTCGGCCGCCTCGACGAACGGCATGACGAGCATGAACACGGCCATGCCCGCGACCAGCAGCAGCGCCGAATCGCGCAGCGGGAACGCGAGGGTCACCACCCACAGCCCCATGTTGGCCAGCAGGATCAACCGCACCGGATTCGACGAGGTGCCCAACCGTGCCACCAACAGCCCGCCGACGATCATGACTCCGCTCAGCGCGCCCCAGATCACGCCCCACGCCTGCACCGACATCATCGACAGCGCATAGGGATCCAGCAACGCCATCAGCCCACCCATCAGCAGGTTGTTCAGCGAGGTGAAGGCGATGAGCGGCACCATGCCCGGGATGCCACGGATCACCCGCACGGTGCCGCGCACGTCGACCCGCCGCGGTTCGCCGGCGGCGGCCGCGTGCGCGAGTGTCTCCGGCAGCCGGAGCCGGTGCAGGTGCAGCACCGACCCGGCGAGCACCGCGACGGCGAGCACGAGCACCCCGAGCATGCCGTTCCAGCCGACCAGCAGCGCGCTGGCCACCGAGGTCACCAGGTGCGAGACGCCCGTGGCCGTGCCCACGAGTCCGTTGGCGCGGTCGCGCACCCGCTCGTCGAACAGCGCGGTGACGATCGTCGGCAGCGCGA contains:
- a CDS encoding MFS transporter; amino-acid sequence: MRITRGSTEDTARLDFRDPTARTFAHLLVNVLLVTFINFTVWFAITFFVYLRTRSVFATGVIAGIFLVATAATGVWFGSLVDHHRKKTVMQVSALVSLTIYTLALACYLVTPADEWRDPGSAWLWLFIVLLMTGVISGNVRGIALPTIVTALFDERVRDRANGLVGTATGVSHLVTSVASALLVGWNGMLGVLVLAVAVLAGSVLHLHRLRLPETLAHAAAAGEPRRVDVRGTVRVIRGIPGMVPLIAFTSLNNLLMGGLMALLDPYALSMMSVQAWGVIWGALSGVMIVGGLLVARLGTSSNPVRLILLANMGLWVVTLAFPLRDSALLLVAGMAVFMLVMPFVEAAEQTVLQKVVPYERQGRVFGFAQSVEQAAAPLTAFLISPLTQFVVIPLMTDGAGARTIGGWFGTGEARGMALVFVLLGLLGLLFTGYALGSEHYRRLSRSYRGEAAACACVELPGERGDDHLECPQHTPVAA